One genomic region from Tachysurus fulvidraco isolate hzauxx_2018 chromosome 14, HZAU_PFXX_2.0, whole genome shotgun sequence encodes:
- the gabrd gene encoding gamma-aminobutyric acid receptor subunit delta — translation METTFFLSTVFSLILVGNELTRAMLNDVGDYVGTDIEISWLPNLDDLMKGYARNFRPGIGGPPVNVAMAIEVTSIDHISEANMEYTMTVFLRQSWRDERLSYNHTNKTLGLDSRFVDKLWVPDTFIVNAKSAWFHDVTVENKLIRLQPDGVILYSSRITSTVACDMDLTKYPMDEQECMLDLESYGYSSEDIIYYWSDSQKHIHGLDKLELSQFTITDYRFITEVMNFKSAGHFPRLSLHFQLRRNRGVYIIQSYMPSILLVAMSWVSFWISQSAVPARVSLGITTVLTMTTLMVSARSSLPRASAIKALDVYFWICYVFVFAALIEYAFAHYNADYSKKEKAKVKVNKNTESMVKNGKQAMVLFSLSVTGMNQGLVVSNRQNRTQQQTETPVEPQEEAETAKQESSEERKCCKCKPIDADTIDIYARAVFPFTFAVVNVIYWVAYTM, via the exons GGCCATGCTGAATGACGTCGGTGACTATGTAGGTACAGATATTGAGATTTCCTGGTTGCCAAATCTGGATGATTTAATGAAAGGCTATGCTCGAAACTTTCGCCCAGGGATAGGAG GACCGCCGGTGAATGTTGCCATGGCTATTGAAGTAACCAGCATTGACCATATCTCAGAAGCCAACATG GAATATACCATGACTGTGTTTCTGCGTCAGAGCTGGCGAGACGAGCGCCTTTCTTACAACCACACGAACAAGACCCTGGGGCTGGACAGCCGTTTTGTAGATAAACTCTGGGTCCCAGACACGTTTATTGTCAATGCCAAATCAGCCTGGTTCCATGACGTCACCGTGGAGAACAAGCTCATACGGCTACAGCCTGATGGTGTCATCCTCTACAGCAGccg gATTACATCAACAGTAGCCTGTGACATGGATTTAACCAAGTACCCGATGGATGAGCAGGAGTGCATGCTGGACCTCGAGAGCT ATGGATATTCTTCAGAGGACATCATTTATTACTGGTCAGACAGCCAGAAACATATTCATGGCCTGGACAAACTAGAGCTGTCCCAGTTTACTATCACAGACTACCGCTTTATCACTGAGGTGATGAACTTTAAATCAG CTGGGCATTTCCCTCGGCTCAGTTTGCACTTCCAGTTGAGGCGGAATCGAGGAGTGTACATCATCCAGTCCTACATGCCCTCTATCCTGCTGGTTGCTATGTCCTGGGTGTCTTTCTGGATCAGCCAATCAGCTGTGCCTGCAAGAGTATCACTAG GAATCACTACCGTGCTGACCATGACGACGCTGATGGTGAGCGCTCGCTCCTCGTTGCCTCGTGCCTCTGCCATAAAAGCCCTGGATGTATATTTCTGGATCtgctatgtgtttgtgtttgccgcccTGATCGAGTATGCATTCGCTCACTACAATGCGGACTACAGCAAGAAGGAGAAGGCGAAAGTCAAAGTAAACAAGAATACAGAG tccaTGGTGAAGAATGGAAAACAGGCAATGGTCCTCTTCTCGCTGTCAGTGACAGGCATGAATCAGGGCCTTGTGGTCTCCAACCGGCAGAACCGCACCCAGCAACAAACTGAGACACCTGTTGAGCCTCAGGAGGAGGCTGAAACGGCTAAGCAAGAAAGTAGTGAGGAGAGGAAGTGCTGCAAGTGCAAACCCATAGACGCTGACACAATCGACATCTACGCCCGTGCCGTCTTCCCTTTTACTTTCGCCGTGGTCAACGTCATCTACTGGGTGGCTTATACCATGTGA